The Argentina anserina chromosome 5, drPotAnse1.1, whole genome shotgun sequence genome includes the window AAAGACACAAACAAATCAAGGATTCATATGTTTAAGGTGAATGCATGTAGTTGGACCTCACATATCTCAGTTCCCATTATAAACGTTAGTATCACTAGCTAAGATTATTGAGATGCTTACTTAGTATAAGGTGTACCaagaaaaatgaataaaattacagcacatatgtgtgtgtgtgtgtgtgaatttTGGCACTTGAAATGAACAATTAGATGGATCCTAATCTTTTCTTAATGAGTGTGAAGCATTACCCCAGACCAACTGCAAGTTCTTGAGCCACTTTCAGGTTTATTTCAGTTGAATCACCAACAATGTAAACTGATGTTCCTTTCAAAAGTTGCATAGATCCCACAGTTAAAGACTCCCAGGACTCAACAATATCAGGCCATTTTAAATCTGGATCCTGCTTCTTCAAGTTTATTACTAACTGATCTTCATCTATGTACCTGCTTAAAAACAAGAATTACACATCTGAACTTGTGGAAATCGAATCTGGTTATATATAGAACTACATGTGATCAGTTTTACAAACCATATTGTTTCAGCAGGCTTTATTTTACCAAACAGTCGATTAGTTTCCATAAGTGTGACAAAGGACCCAGAGTTCTGTACTTTTATTGTTAAAGAGGAGCCATTTGCATCCACAAAGATGTCTCTGGAGTTCGTGATGTTTCGTCCTCCCAGCTGCAATCTCAATTCCACCTCGGTAGAACCATCAAGAAACTGCAtcatatttcacataatcagTATATATGATACAAACAAACTACAATTGTTGTAGGACAACAAACCAGAAACCATTACTTTGtacagaaaacaaaagttCCAAGGAGGAATTTTGTTTCATTACTTTAATAGTTTAATCATTTATCAACGTTTGTTCCAATAGGATTTCGATGTTTCATGCCACACACACAGATGCATGTAACTTGATCattcagaaaaaaagaaacgaaaaaaaaaaccatatatGGATAACATTCTTAACTGTGCAGCCTAAGTTAATTAATCCACTCTACTGAAATTAATCTGCAGAACAAACTCAGCAACGAACTAGGGAGACTGGAAGCCTGAGCAGATAGAATGCTATACATTTAAACTTCTACCAGTATCATATATTGGCTGATACAATGATTAGGAGATCATAAACAGATTGATTATGAGTTAAAATGCATGCATATGTAAGCTTTTACATCTCGATCATGAGTTTCTGGCTTTGTAATAATACTTtcttctttctattgttttatGTGTTCATAAAAAAggttacattttcatttccgGCAGATAATTGGGTTACTACTTTGCTAACTTAAAAACTGATTTAGAGCTTGATCAAGATAAAGAATTTGgatatttcaaattttcaagtaTTTAAATTCATAATGGTGAGAGTAACTTGCAGATAGATGTATGTAATATGTCTGATTGACAATCATACTCAACCACATCCATAATTCCCCACTCAGCTCTGAATATCCAAACAAATGAAGAAGTGCTGTAAAGATAAGTGTGAGATGAGAGGTAGGTACCTCGTAGTTTTTGAGGGAGATAGGGACGGTGGGGAAGCtttgggaggaggaggaggagacaCGAGTGAGAGTTGTCTTTAAACGGCAGCATCCATGAGATGGAGTTGTTGGGAGACAAACCCAGTTGGGTCTTGAGAGCTTTCGGAGGGAAGAGAGTTGCAAGGTGTTCATTAGAGCACTGGACCAAGTGGCGGTAGCAGCTGCCATTTGTGTCTGAAAACACAGAGGGGTTCTTGGAGATAAGAGGAGATGGGGATGAGGACTCCCAACTTCGCAAGGTTGCAAACggaaataaaatacaaattgCTTCTGGTAAATAGAAGCCGACGAAACATCTGTCGGCAGATGTTTGAGCAAGGACGGTGAGTTGTGAAATTTTGGCTGTGTTTGTGAAATTCTCACCACATTAGTATGGCACTTACATAAACTTGTCATCGTTTTTAGTATTTTACAACATTTAGCGTACGCACTGTTGCAAGCAAGGGATATTAATACGACAAGTGGTGGAATAAGAAAGTTGCGCTGCATGGCCATTAGGGTGGATTTTTAGGCACTGAAAATTGACTAAAACTGTACCGAACCGACACTGAGAAACCGAAACATAACAAAACCGATCTATCGGTTCCGattttaacatcaaattgaatagtTCAGTTTCAGTTTGCGATTTCCGTTAGTGCTCTTAAACTGAACCGATGGAACCGAGTGCCCCTAATGGCCATGGAATGTAGTTGTATAAGATTAGCTTCGACTGCAGCACACAAACCTCTCCCTCCAGCAGGTACTAGGATTTGAGTACGGTTAGTATTGTGGGTGCTAAACTGCTATAATGCCGAACGCACTGGTCTATTTGGAAAACTTGAAACATTTAACTGTGAGAAATCACGTACTAAACTACACCCTAATGATGCCTTGTTAATGGCAATGGGGTGATTAACAGAGTTTGCCAAAGCAAACGCAACATACTCCAGCCTTCAGCAAGAGTGCAGCAACAAGGCTGGAAAACACCACCAAAAATTGGCCAAGCTAAAATGCAATGTTTATGGGCagaattttttatatttggaAGGAAGACTGGATTCAATTAAAATTCCTAATCCATGGAGTATCGTTGTTAACTTGCAATGTTCCTAATCTCATGTGGGACGTAATTGGACAATGTCACCTTAAGAAAAATATCAAAAGAAAGCCAGAGTCAACCTTTTCCTACTAAAATAGGAGCACAGTGATATTCAAACTCAGATGGGTATACAGCCAACTAGGCATTCAAAATCATACAAGGCTAAAACATGGGGCAATTCACAGAGCAGGAATATATTAGCTTAATTCAGCTCAATCCAAATTTTCACTATCCTGCTTTGACAGTTTCGTAGGGAATGTACATCTTGGTGGTTGCTGTGAAAAAGGCCAGTCATAAATTAGTAACTGTAGCTTTCAATGAATTCTAATTATTCATCAGAAAACCTCTAG containing:
- the LOC126794448 gene encoding probable inactive shikimate kinase like 2, chloroplastic; this translates as MAAATATWSSALMNTLQLSSLRKLSRPNWVCLPTTPSHGCCRLKTTLTRVSSSSSQSFPTVPISLKNYEFLDGSTEVELRLQLGGRNITNSRDIFVDANGSSLTIKVQNSGSFVTLMETNRLFGKIKPAETIWYIDEDQLVINLKKQDPDLKWPDIVESWESLTVGSMQLLKGTSVYIVGDSTEINLKVAQELAVGLGYTPLSTKELLEAFAKQSIDSLLLAEDSESVVEAESAILQSLSSHARAVIATLGGQHGAAGRAHKWRYLYAGFTIWLSQTDATDEDSAKEEARSHIKDGRVAYSNADVVVKLQGWDPDHVKTVAQACLSALKQLVLSDKKLPGKKSLYIRLGCRGDWPNIKPPGWDPSAGDDASPGGSR